In Macrobrachium rosenbergii isolate ZJJX-2024 unplaced genomic scaffold, ASM4041242v1 13908, whole genome shotgun sequence, one genomic interval encodes:
- the LOC136838021 gene encoding cylicin-2-like, whose protein sequence is MLQAEQHLASQEERQVAPLVGSQEDHSKPKPDTKKAGGASAGTTKAGKPASVAKPGAKKVKGPAGAKKEGAKKAGAPGTSKKGAPGAKKRAGKKGALAGKKRAREAKKDAGKKGALAGKKEAPGAKKDARKKRAASGKNQLTKGGNKLDAKKLSMATSKGKKLAKSREERRAPPRRLQRLHCRL, encoded by the exons CGACAGGTGGCGCCGCTGGTGGGAAGCCAAGAAGACCATAGCAAACCAAAGCCTGATACCAAGAAGGCAGGTGGGGCCTCGGCTGGTACCACCAAAGCTGGCAAGCCAGCAAGTGTTGCTAAACCAGGAGCCAAGAAGGTCAAAGGTCCCGCTGGAGCAAAGAAAGAAGGAGCCAAGAAGGCCGGAGCCCCAGGTACCAGCAAGAAGGGAGCACCTGGGGCCAAGAAGCGTGCGGGAAAGAAGGGCGCTCTTGCTGGTAAGAAGAGAGCACGTGAGGCCAAGAAGGATGCTGGAAAGAAGGGAGCTCTTGCTGGTAAGAAGGAAGCACCGGGAGCCAAGAAGGATGCAAGAAAGAAGAGGGCTGCTTCTGGCAAGAATCAGCTGACCAAGGGAGGCAATAAGTTGGACGCCAAGAAGCTGAGCATGGCCACCTCAAAGGGCAAGAAACTTGCAAAGTCAAGGGAGGAAAGAAGGGCCCCGCCAAGAAGGCTACAAAGACTTCATTGCAG GTTGTAA